The Pseudolabrys sp. FHR47 genome contains a region encoding:
- the pstB gene encoding phosphate ABC transporter ATP-binding protein PstB, which yields MATFTVPTVTSTVTSADGLTEKVSVRNLDFFYGDHRALKTINVSLYHGKVTAFIGPSGCGKSTLLRILNRMYDLYPNQRATGTVQLDNENILSPSQDLNMLRAKVGMVFQKPTPFPMTIYENIAFGIRLYEKLPKSELDGRVQHALERAALWGEVKDKLGANGQSLSGGQQQRLCIARTVAVRPEVILFDEPCSALDPISTAKIEELIDELKEDYTIAIVTHNMQQAARVSDFTAFMYLGELVEYGETTKIFTAPNDRRTQDYITGRFG from the coding sequence ATGGCCACATTCACTGTCCCGACCGTCACCAGCACCGTGACCTCGGCCGACGGCCTGACCGAAAAGGTCAGCGTGCGGAATCTCGATTTCTTCTACGGCGATCACCGCGCCCTCAAGACCATCAACGTGTCGCTCTATCACGGCAAGGTCACGGCCTTCATCGGCCCGTCGGGCTGCGGCAAGTCGACCCTGCTTCGCATCCTCAACCGGATGTACGATCTCTACCCGAACCAGCGCGCCACCGGCACGGTTCAGCTCGACAACGAGAACATCCTGTCGCCGTCGCAGGACCTGAACATGCTGCGCGCCAAGGTCGGCATGGTGTTCCAGAAGCCGACGCCGTTCCCAATGACGATCTACGAGAACATCGCCTTCGGCATCCGTCTTTACGAGAAGCTGCCGAAGTCGGAACTCGACGGCCGCGTGCAGCACGCGCTGGAGCGCGCCGCGCTGTGGGGCGAGGTCAAGGACAAGCTCGGCGCCAACGGCCAGTCGCTCTCGGGCGGCCAGCAGCAGCGCCTGTGCATCGCTCGCACCGTGGCGGTGCGGCCGGAAGTCATCCTGTTCGACGAGCCGTGCTCGGCGCTCGATCCGATCTCGACCGCCAAGATCGAAGAGCTGATCGACGAACTCAAGGAAGACTACACCATCGCCATCGTCACCCATAACATGCAGCAGGCGGCGCGCGTCTCCGACTTCACCGCCTTCATGTATCTCGGCGAGCTCGTGGAATACGGTGAGACCACCAAGATCTTTACCGCGCCGAACGACCGCCGCACCCAGGACTACATCACCGGCCGCTTCGGCTAG
- the hutX gene encoding heme utilization cystosolic carrier protein HutX: MSDTLTAAPDLRAKLAAEPGVVIETFAEENGVTCREVVEAMPPSMIRFAKGDFSTTAAFVEVMGEVAAWGDVTFIVHTDDGIFEFGGPIPPGSEARNFYNLSGAKGLHGHLRAERCAGICFMERPFFGRLSASILLFNRDGGIMFKIFVGRDDKRELLPDQLAAFRKLADKMC; this comes from the coding sequence ATGTCCGACACATTGACGGCGGCGCCCGATCTGCGAGCGAAGCTCGCGGCCGAGCCGGGCGTCGTCATTGAAACCTTCGCCGAGGAAAATGGCGTCACCTGCCGCGAGGTCGTCGAGGCAATGCCGCCTTCGATGATCCGCTTCGCCAAAGGGGATTTTTCCACCACCGCGGCCTTCGTCGAGGTGATGGGCGAGGTCGCCGCCTGGGGCGACGTCACCTTCATCGTTCACACCGACGATGGCATCTTCGAATTCGGCGGGCCGATCCCGCCGGGCTCGGAGGCGCGCAATTTCTATAACCTCTCCGGCGCCAAGGGTCTGCACGGTCATCTGCGCGCCGAACGCTGCGCCGGCATCTGCTTCATGGAGAGGCCGTTCTTCGGGCGGCTGTCGGCGTCGATCCTGCTGTTCAATCGCGACGGCGGCATCATGTTCAAGATTTTCGTCGGCCGCGACGACAAGCGCGAATTGCTGCCGGATCAGCTCGCCGCGTTCCGCAAGCTCGCCGACAAAATGTGCTGA
- a CDS encoding ATP-binding protein has translation MTSDNGSGDSGDNARPGRLRGAWRALTGRGTETTLARPSPRRGGGLARRVSLIDALIRGLPAPAIVLDRDGRVVAFNQAARGIAPALRAGELALIALRMPELVDAVRRATKKREPQRVEFIERVPHDRWFEAFVAPVSLPEADGAHIDLLLMTFNDLTPLRRVEEMRADFIANASHELRTPLAALLGFIETLQGPARNDTAAREKFLAIMQQQAARMARLIDDLLSLSRIELNAHMAPSTPVELASLVRQVADGLQTLARDRQVEIRLVLPPEPLTVLGDRDELIRALENLVENALKYGAAGKRVDITLSRAQTRAGAPEARIAVRDFGPGIAPEHLPRLTERFYRVDVADSRSQGGTGLGLALVKHILNRHGGRVAVESTLGQGATFTMHLPLRTAETPSGV, from the coding sequence ATGACGAGCGATAACGGTTCTGGCGATTCAGGCGATAACGCGCGGCCGGGACGTTTGCGCGGCGCCTGGCGTGCGCTGACCGGCCGCGGCACCGAGACTACGCTCGCGCGTCCATCGCCGCGACGCGGCGGTGGGCTGGCCCGGCGTGTGAGCCTGATCGATGCCTTGATCCGCGGCCTGCCGGCGCCGGCCATCGTGCTCGATCGCGACGGCCGCGTTGTCGCCTTCAACCAGGCGGCGCGAGGCATCGCGCCCGCGCTGCGCGCCGGCGAGTTGGCGCTGATCGCGCTGCGCATGCCGGAACTGGTGGATGCGGTGCGCCGCGCCACCAAGAAGCGGGAGCCGCAGCGCGTCGAGTTCATCGAGCGCGTGCCGCACGATCGCTGGTTCGAGGCCTTCGTCGCGCCGGTGTCGTTGCCGGAGGCCGACGGCGCGCATATCGACCTGCTGCTCATGACCTTCAACGACCTGACGCCGCTGCGCCGCGTCGAGGAAATGCGCGCGGACTTCATCGCCAATGCCAGCCACGAACTGCGCACGCCGCTGGCCGCGCTTCTCGGCTTCATCGAGACGCTGCAGGGGCCTGCCAGGAACGATACCGCGGCACGCGAGAAGTTCCTCGCCATCATGCAGCAGCAGGCCGCGCGCATGGCGCGGCTGATCGACGACCTGTTGTCGCTGTCCCGCATCGAACTCAACGCCCATATGGCGCCGAGTACACCGGTTGAATTGGCGTCGCTGGTTCGGCAGGTCGCCGACGGCCTGCAGACTTTGGCGCGCGATCGGCAGGTCGAAATCCGCCTGGTGTTGCCGCCCGAGCCGCTGACCGTGCTCGGCGACCGCGATGAGCTTATTCGCGCCCTGGAAAACCTGGTCGAGAACGCGCTCAAATATGGCGCCGCTGGCAAACGCGTCGACATCACGCTGTCGCGGGCGCAGACCCGCGCCGGTGCGCCGGAAGCGCGGATCGCCGTGCGTGACTTCGGCCCCGGTATCGCACCCGAACACCTGCCGCGGCTGACCGAGCGCTTCTACCGGGTGGACGTTGCCGACAGCCGTTCGCAGGGCGGCACGGGTCTCGGCCTCGCGCTGGTCAAGCACATCCTCAACCGGCATGGCGGACGGGTGGCGGTAGAGAGCACTTTGGGGCAGGGCGCGACCTTCACAATGCACCTGCCGTTACGCACAGCCGAAACCCCCTCCGGCGTATAA
- the pstA gene encoding phosphate ABC transporter permease PstA, protein MALVSGANSPLYAQRRRKNGITMGLAYAATGFGLTWLVLILAVLLWEGFSGLSLRVFTEMTPPPGSAGGLLNPILGSLAMTILAVIIGTPLGILAGTYMAEYGRYDKLSSVVRFINDILLSAPSIVIGLFVYEIMVAQMGHFSAWAGAIALAVIVVPVVVRTTEDMLTLVPDTLREAAASIGLPRALMIQKVAYRAARAGMITGVLLAVARISGETAPLLFTALNNQFWSTNMNAPMASLPVVIFQFALSPYKDWQELAWTGALIITLSVLTLSIVARALASQSKSQ, encoded by the coding sequence ATGGCACTTGTTTCAGGTGCAAACAGTCCGCTCTACGCCCAGCGGCGGCGCAAGAACGGCATCACCATGGGGCTGGCCTATGCCGCTACGGGCTTCGGCCTGACCTGGCTGGTGCTCATCCTCGCGGTGCTGTTGTGGGAAGGCTTCAGCGGTCTGTCGCTGCGGGTGTTCACCGAGATGACGCCGCCGCCCGGATCGGCCGGCGGTCTGCTCAACCCGATCCTCGGCAGTTTAGCGATGACCATACTCGCCGTCATCATCGGCACGCCGCTCGGCATCCTGGCCGGTACCTACATGGCGGAGTACGGCCGCTACGACAAACTCTCGTCGGTCGTCCGATTCATCAACGACATCCTCCTGTCGGCGCCGTCGATCGTGATCGGCCTGTTCGTCTACGAGATCATGGTCGCGCAGATGGGCCACTTCTCCGCCTGGGCCGGCGCCATCGCGCTTGCCGTGATCGTTGTGCCGGTGGTGGTGCGCACCACCGAGGACATGCTCACTTTGGTGCCGGACACGCTTCGCGAGGCGGCGGCCTCGATCGGCCTGCCGCGTGCGCTGATGATCCAGAAGGTTGCTTACCGCGCCGCCCGCGCCGGCATGATCACCGGCGTGCTGCTCGCGGTGGCGCGCATCTCCGGCGAGACCGCGCCGCTGTTGTTCACCGCGCTGAACAACCAGTTCTGGAGCACCAATATGAATGCTCCGATGGCCAGCCTGCCGGTCGTCATCTTCCAGTTCGCCTTGAGCCCCTACAAGGACTGGCAGGAGCTCGCCTGGACCGGCGCGCTCATCATCACCCTGTCGGTTCTGACCCTGAGCATCGTCGCCCGCGCCCTCGCTTCGCAGAGTAAATCACAATGA
- a CDS encoding sigma-70 family RNA polymerase sigma factor gives MQTTNDDVLISRIANGDRVAMQVLFARHHVRVYRFVLRLVRNEATAEDLISEVFLDVWRQAGKFEGRAAVSTWILGIARFKALSSMRRKPEQELDDETAERIEDHADNPETELAKKDKGAQLRQALTRLSNEHREIIDLVYYHEKSVEEVAAIVGIPEATVKTRMFYARKKLSELLKEQGIDRGWP, from the coding sequence ATGCAAACGACGAACGACGACGTCCTGATCAGCCGGATCGCCAACGGCGACCGCGTTGCCATGCAGGTCCTGTTCGCGCGGCATCATGTGCGGGTGTACCGGTTCGTGCTGCGGCTGGTGCGCAACGAGGCGACGGCCGAAGATCTGATCAGCGAAGTGTTTCTCGACGTCTGGCGTCAGGCTGGCAAATTCGAAGGCCGCGCGGCGGTGTCGACCTGGATACTGGGCATCGCGCGCTTCAAGGCGCTGTCTTCCATGCGGCGCAAGCCCGAGCAGGAACTGGACGACGAGACGGCGGAACGAATCGAAGACCATGCCGACAATCCGGAAACGGAGTTGGCAAAGAAGGACAAAGGCGCGCAACTGCGGCAGGCGTTGACGCGGCTGTCGAACGAACATCGCGAGATCATCGACCTTGTCTACTATCACGAGAAATCGGTGGAAGAAGTGGCCGCGATCGTCGGCATCCCGGAAGCGACCGTGAAGACGCGCATGTTCTATGCGCGAAAGAAGTTATCGGAACTTCTCAAAGAGCAAGGCATCGATAGAGGCTGGCCATGA
- the pstC gene encoding phosphate ABC transporter permease subunit PstC: protein MADVALQSGNVSIAETSDRSKVLQKLRLTDIGFRLLTRGAAIVVLLILGGIIVSLVWGSWEAMSKFGFAFLVTESWNPVTEQFGAISPIYGTIVTSIIAMVIAVPIGLFIALFLTELCPMFLRRPIGIAIELLAGIPSIIYGIWGLFVFAPFLQQYVQPFLINTLGNVPGIGNLFAGPPYGIGILTAGLILAIMVLPFITSISRDVFAAVPPVLKEAAYGLGCTTWEVSRYVVLPFTRVGVIGGVMLGLGRALGETMAVTFVIGNAHRISASILAPGTTISATIANEFTEAVEPIYTSSLILLGLILFVITFIVLAFARIMLMRLNARVGA from the coding sequence GTGGCGGATGTTGCGTTGCAAAGCGGGAATGTCTCGATCGCGGAGACGTCCGACCGCAGCAAGGTTCTGCAAAAGCTGCGATTGACCGATATCGGCTTCCGCCTGCTCACACGCGGCGCGGCGATTGTGGTCCTTCTGATCCTCGGTGGCATCATTGTCTCGCTGGTCTGGGGTTCCTGGGAGGCCATGAGCAAGTTCGGCTTCGCCTTCCTCGTCACCGAAAGCTGGAATCCTGTCACCGAACAGTTCGGTGCCATCTCGCCGATCTACGGCACCATCGTTACGTCGATCATCGCGATGGTGATCGCGGTTCCGATCGGCCTCTTCATTGCTCTGTTCCTGACCGAGCTGTGCCCGATGTTCCTGCGCCGCCCGATCGGCATCGCCATCGAGCTGCTCGCCGGCATTCCGTCGATCATCTACGGCATCTGGGGCTTGTTCGTCTTCGCGCCGTTCCTGCAGCAATACGTCCAGCCTTTCCTGATCAACACCCTCGGCAACGTGCCCGGCATCGGCAACCTGTTCGCCGGCCCGCCTTATGGCATCGGCATTCTCACCGCCGGCCTGATCCTGGCGATCATGGTGCTGCCCTTCATCACCTCGATTTCGCGTGACGTGTTCGCGGCCGTGCCGCCGGTGCTGAAGGAGGCCGCCTACGGTCTGGGCTGCACCACTTGGGAAGTGTCGCGTTACGTCGTGCTGCCGTTCACCCGCGTCGGCGTCATCGGCGGCGTCATGCTTGGCCTCGGCCGCGCGCTCGGCGAGACGATGGCGGTGACTTTCGTGATCGGCAACGCGCACCGCATATCGGCTTCGATCCTCGCGCCCGGCACCACCATCTCGGCGACCATCGCCAACGAGTTCACCGAAGCGGTCGAGCCGATCTACACGTCCTCGCTCATCCTGCTCGGCCTCATCCTCTTCGTCATTACCTTCATCGTTCTGGCCTTCGCTCGCATCATGCTGATGCGCCTCAACGCCCGCGTGGGAGCCTGA
- a CDS encoding cytochrome c — protein MSRERHILAAFAAAALLAGMVEARAQEPAARGRALLKEYCARCHAIDRLDTSPHRAAPPFRVIGESFDLDRFARQLRRGLASSHPDMPEFHFNADDADAVVAYLRTIQQ, from the coding sequence ATGAGTCGGGAACGACACATTCTCGCCGCCTTTGCCGCCGCCGCGCTTCTTGCGGGGATGGTAGAAGCCCGCGCCCAGGAGCCGGCCGCCCGCGGCCGCGCCTTGCTCAAGGAATACTGCGCGCGCTGTCACGCCATCGATCGGCTCGATACGAGCCCCCATCGGGCGGCGCCGCCGTTCCGTGTTATCGGCGAGAGCTTCGATCTCGATCGGTTCGCGCGGCAACTGCGCCGGGGGCTGGCGTCGTCGCATCCCGACATGCCGGAATTCCACTTCAATGCCGACGACGCCGATGCCGTCGTCGCCTATCTGCGAACGATCCAGCAGTAG
- a CDS encoding PDR/VanB family oxidoreductase, which translates to MSHDASLDPRMMPLRVTRNDPIADGVHLFEFQGNGGQALPEFSAGAYIPVRVPNGAIRKYSLCNDPAERDRYQVAVKRESSGSGASGELIDRTKAGDIVMVGEPVNVFGLPPRAQDFLFIAGGIGITPIMSMIRHVHRAGKRFRLIYIAHSPEMAPFREDLSAPEFKDFVTIHYDHGDPARAFDFSSYLKERQNREHLYCCGPRPLMETVRELTDHWSPTALHFEAFAPAAKPPGGDHAFRVKLAKSGKTLDVPADKSILDVLRGAGFEVPSSCETGTCGTCRVKVLAGEVDHRDLVLSHAEKADTMMICVSRAKDDEITLDR; encoded by the coding sequence GTGAGCCACGACGCCAGCCTCGACCCGCGGATGATGCCGCTGCGCGTCACCCGCAATGACCCGATCGCCGACGGTGTTCATTTGTTCGAGTTTCAGGGGAACGGCGGGCAGGCCCTGCCGGAATTTTCCGCGGGCGCCTATATTCCAGTCCGCGTGCCGAACGGCGCAATCCGCAAATATTCGCTGTGCAACGATCCGGCCGAGCGCGACCGCTACCAGGTTGCGGTCAAGCGCGAGAGCAGCGGCAGCGGCGCCTCCGGCGAGTTGATCGACCGGACCAAAGCCGGCGATATCGTCATGGTCGGCGAGCCGGTCAACGTCTTCGGGCTGCCGCCGCGCGCCCAGGACTTCCTGTTCATCGCCGGCGGTATCGGCATTACTCCGATCATGTCGATGATCCGGCACGTGCACCGCGCCGGTAAGCGTTTCCGCCTGATCTACATCGCGCATTCGCCGGAGATGGCGCCGTTCCGTGAGGACTTATCGGCGCCGGAGTTCAAGGACTTCGTCACCATTCATTACGACCATGGCGATCCCGCCCGCGCCTTCGACTTCAGCTCATATCTGAAAGAACGGCAGAACCGCGAGCATCTCTACTGCTGCGGTCCGCGTCCGCTCATGGAGACCGTTCGCGAGTTGACCGATCACTGGTCGCCGACGGCCCTACACTTCGAAGCCTTCGCGCCAGCGGCCAAACCGCCCGGCGGCGATCATGCCTTCCGCGTCAAGCTGGCGAAGTCCGGCAAGACGCTCGACGTGCCGGCCGACAAATCCATCCTCGATGTGCTGCGCGGCGCGGGCTTCGAGGTACCGAGTTCGTGCGAGACCGGTACCTGCGGCACCTGCCGTGTCAAGGTGCTCGCCGGCGAGGTCGATCATCGCGATCTGGTGCTGTCGCATGCCGAAAAAGCCGACACGATGATGATCTGCGTGTCGCGCGCCAAGGACGACGAGATCACGCTCGATCGGTGA
- a CDS encoding antibiotic biosynthesis monooxygenase — protein sequence MSQFIAMNRFKVKKGSEEAFEKVWSSRESYLDRMPGFVEFHLLKGPEAEDHTLYSSHTVWQSKANFEAWTKSEEFRAAHARAGNDSSSAPLYIGHPQFEGFEVKLTQTNKAAVA from the coding sequence ATGTCCCAGTTTATCGCGATGAACCGTTTCAAGGTGAAGAAGGGTTCCGAGGAGGCTTTCGAGAAAGTGTGGTCGAGCCGCGAGTCCTATCTCGACCGCATGCCGGGCTTCGTGGAATTCCACCTGCTCAAGGGCCCGGAAGCGGAAGATCACACGCTCTATTCGTCGCACACCGTGTGGCAGAGCAAGGCCAATTTCGAGGCCTGGACCAAATCGGAAGAATTCCGTGCGGCGCATGCCCGCGCCGGTAACGACTCGAGCAGCGCGCCGCTCTATATCGGCCACCCGCAGTTCGAGGGCTTCGAGGTCAAGCTCACGCAGACCAACAAGGCCGCCGTCGCCTGA
- a CDS encoding S8 family serine peptidase, with amino-acid sequence MPIKRNAILCLAAATMLIAAPLSIDGAAHAQQYRGGKPSTGSPGGGGSGGGPGWGVVVPGIIMAIPHLVPPPQDREIVDDQPRQPRRPPPQNAARRGPSGAPPANESRLVPDEVVIELRNTVRPQQIDALQRRHRLSRIESQVSQLSGTTLYRWRIPDRRSVAQVVRELEANNLVVSAQPNYLYTLQQTEQKPTGDPAQYELAKLRLPQAHEIAQGEGVPVAVIDSGIDTEHDELKGSVTDYYNALSTPMAAHSHGTAIAALIAGHGKLLGAAPKAKILAIRAFDPKGGSAEGTTFGILKGIEWAAAKNARVINMSFAGPNDPAIRRNLDAAYKKGIVLVAAAGNEGPTSAPLYPAAYPNVIAVTATDAEDKLFAQSSRGRHIAVASPGDQLLVAIPDGYEVSSGTSYSAAGISGIVALMLERDGRLTPAKVSAILQSTARDLGPKGRDPDFGAGLVDAMEALSANTVPVSAASSSKQPVERVSTGAR; translated from the coding sequence ATGCCTATCAAGCGCAATGCCATATTGTGTCTCGCCGCGGCGACAATGTTGATAGCCGCTCCTCTGTCGATCGACGGCGCCGCTCACGCGCAGCAATATCGCGGCGGCAAACCATCGACCGGAAGCCCCGGTGGTGGTGGCAGCGGCGGTGGACCGGGTTGGGGCGTGGTCGTGCCCGGCATCATCATGGCGATACCGCATCTGGTGCCGCCACCGCAGGACCGGGAGATCGTCGACGATCAGCCGCGCCAGCCGCGACGTCCTCCGCCACAGAACGCGGCACGACGCGGCCCGAGCGGCGCCCCGCCGGCTAACGAGAGTCGGCTTGTGCCGGACGAAGTCGTGATCGAACTGCGCAATACCGTTCGGCCGCAGCAGATCGACGCACTGCAACGACGGCATCGGCTGTCGCGGATCGAGTCTCAGGTCAGCCAATTGTCCGGCACCACGCTCTATCGCTGGCGTATTCCGGATCGCCGATCCGTCGCGCAAGTCGTGCGTGAGCTCGAAGCCAACAATCTCGTCGTCTCGGCGCAGCCGAATTATCTTTATACGTTGCAACAGACAGAGCAGAAGCCAACCGGCGACCCCGCGCAATACGAACTTGCCAAGCTGCGCTTGCCGCAAGCACATGAAATCGCGCAGGGCGAAGGCGTGCCTGTCGCAGTCATCGATTCCGGCATCGACACCGAACATGACGAACTCAAGGGCAGCGTCACCGATTATTACAACGCACTGTCAACGCCGATGGCCGCGCATAGTCACGGCACCGCCATTGCCGCGCTGATCGCCGGGCACGGCAAATTGCTGGGCGCAGCGCCGAAAGCGAAGATTCTCGCCATCCGCGCCTTCGACCCGAAAGGCGGCAGCGCCGAAGGCACCACATTTGGCATCCTGAAAGGGATCGAATGGGCCGCCGCCAAGAACGCCCGGGTCATCAATATGAGTTTTGCCGGACCGAACGACCCGGCCATTCGCCGCAATCTCGACGCGGCATACAAGAAAGGCATCGTGCTGGTCGCCGCCGCCGGCAATGAAGGGCCGACATCGGCACCGCTTTATCCGGCCGCCTACCCCAATGTGATCGCGGTGACGGCGACCGACGCCGAAGATAAATTGTTCGCGCAGTCCAGCCGCGGGCGGCACATTGCGGTGGCTTCGCCGGGCGACCAACTTCTGGTGGCCATACCGGACGGATATGAAGTGTCGTCCGGTACTTCTTACTCCGCGGCCGGTATCAGCGGGATCGTGGCCCTGATGCTCGAGCGCGATGGCCGTCTGACGCCGGCCAAAGTGAGCGCCATTCTGCAATCGACCGCGCGCGATCTCGGGCCGAAAGGACGCGACCCGGATTTCGGCGCCGGCCTTGTCGATGCGATGGAAGCATTGAGCGCCAATACCGTACCGGTCTCCGCCGCCTCAAGCAGCAAGCAGCCTGTCGAGCGCGTCAGCACGGGCGCTCGCTGA
- the phoU gene encoding phosphate signaling complex protein PhoU, with amino-acid sequence MNEQHTAKAFDIDLQELSRMVAEMGGLAEKQVADAVDALAKRDTNMAQRVTASDNAIDVLQREIEEKSVLTIARRQPMAVDLREIVGALRLANDLERVGDLAKNIAKRVIALNAEFPPPKLIRGVEHMTDLVLEQLKAVLDAYARRDDSKAMAVWRGDEEIDAVCTSVFRELLTYMMEDPRNITFCIHLMFCAKNIERMGDHATNIAETVHFIIEGTPITERRPKGDTEISALAGTPA; translated from the coding sequence ATGAACGAGCAGCACACCGCCAAGGCCTTCGACATCGACCTCCAGGAGTTGTCCCGGATGGTCGCCGAGATGGGCGGCCTGGCCGAGAAGCAGGTCGCCGACGCGGTCGATGCGCTGGCCAAGCGCGATACCAACATGGCGCAGCGCGTGACCGCGTCCGATAACGCCATCGACGTCCTGCAGCGTGAGATCGAGGAAAAGTCGGTGCTCACCATCGCGCGCCGCCAGCCGATGGCTGTGGACCTGCGCGAAATCGTCGGCGCGCTGCGGCTCGCCAACGATCTCGAGCGCGTCGGCGATCTCGCCAAGAACATCGCCAAGCGCGTTATCGCCCTCAACGCCGAATTCCCGCCGCCGAAGCTGATCCGCGGCGTCGAGCACATGACCGACCTCGTGCTTGAGCAGCTCAAGGCGGTGCTCGATGCTTACGCTCGCCGCGACGATAGCAAGGCGATGGCGGTGTGGCGCGGCGACGAGGAAATCGACGCGGTCTGCACTTCGGTGTTCCGCGAACTGCTGACCTACATGATGGAAGACCCGCGCAACATCACCTTCTGCATCCATCTGATGTTCTGTGCCAAGAACATCGAGCGCATGGGCGACCACGCCACCAATATCGCCGAAACCGTGCACTTCATCATCGAAGGCACCCCGATCACCGAGCGCCGGCCCAAAGGCGACACCGAGATTTCGGCCCTGGCCGGCACTCCCGCTTGA
- a CDS encoding lysylphosphatidylglycerol synthase domain-containing protein, which translates to MLDVLRAVARFFNRYIGWQRVGFVLSLVIIGTALTVLYRMLHKIDVNDVWAAVHAISMTDVAIAALFVAGGYFTLTFYDLFALRTIGKTHIPYRIAALAGFTSYSIGHNIGATVFTGGAVRYRIYSMYGLNAVDVAKICFVAGLTFWLGNVTVLGIGITIHPEAAGAIDQLGPGVNRAIGIGLLVVLTGYLAWVFTAPREIGRGGWTVNLPNGPTTLLQIVIGIFDLMFCALAMYMLVPAEPHIDFITLAVIFVTATLLGFASHAPGGLGVFDAAMLVALWQYDKEQLLAGLLLFRLLYYLVPFALAVTIIGIREIWLSLKGTRPKIELHPVATVTKPISTELEGNGSNAK; encoded by the coding sequence ATGCTGGATGTCTTGCGCGCGGTGGCGCGTTTCTTCAATCGCTACATTGGCTGGCAGCGCGTCGGCTTTGTATTGAGCCTGGTCATTATCGGTACGGCCCTGACCGTCCTGTACCGGATGCTGCACAAGATCGACGTCAACGACGTGTGGGCGGCGGTGCACGCAATCAGCATGACGGACGTGGCGATTGCCGCCCTGTTCGTCGCCGGCGGCTATTTCACCCTGACCTTCTACGACCTGTTCGCACTGCGCACCATCGGCAAGACGCACATTCCCTATCGCATCGCCGCGCTCGCGGGCTTCACCAGCTACTCGATCGGCCACAATATCGGCGCCACGGTGTTCACCGGCGGCGCGGTGCGTTACCGCATCTACTCGATGTACGGCCTCAACGCCGTCGATGTCGCCAAAATCTGTTTCGTCGCGGGACTCACCTTCTGGCTGGGCAACGTCACCGTGCTCGGCATCGGCATCACCATTCATCCCGAAGCCGCCGGCGCCATCGACCAGCTCGGGCCGGGCGTCAATCGCGCCATCGGTATCGGCCTGCTCGTTGTCCTGACCGGCTATCTCGCCTGGGTGTTCACGGCGCCGCGCGAGATCGGCCGCGGCGGCTGGACAGTCAACCTGCCGAACGGGCCGACGACACTCTTGCAGATTGTCATCGGCATCTTCGACCTGATGTTCTGCGCGCTGGCGATGTACATGCTGGTGCCGGCGGAGCCGCATATCGACTTCATCACGCTGGCGGTCATCTTCGTCACCGCGACACTGCTCGGCTTCGCCAGCCACGCCCCGGGCGGCCTCGGCGTATTCGACGCCGCCATGCTGGTGGCGCTATGGCAGTACGACAAGGAACAGCTGCTCGCGGGGCTGCTGCTGTTCCGTCTGCTTTATTATCTCGTGCCGTTCGCGCTCGCCGTCACCATTATCGGCATCCGTGAGATATGGCTGAGCCTCAAGGGCACGCGGCCGAAGATCGAGCTGCATCCGGTGGCTACCGTGACCAAGCCGATCAGCACCGAGCTCGAAGGCAACGGGTCAAACGCCAAGTGA
- a CDS encoding sulfur globule protein precursor: MTMIRKLTITLGAVAVVAAAALAPTTASAGGGGWKHKHWHGSHGWHGGYGGFGVGFYGPAYYAGSDCYVVRRVVHTPYGKRLRRVTVCD, from the coding sequence ATGACCATGATCCGCAAGCTCACCATCACCCTTGGCGCCGTCGCTGTTGTCGCCGCCGCCGCTCTCGCTCCGACCACGGCGTCCGCCGGTGGCGGCGGTTGGAAGCACAAGCACTGGCACGGCAGCCACGGCTGGCACGGCGGTTACGGCGGCTTCGGCGTCGGCTTCTACGGCCCCGCCTACTACGCCGGTTCCGACTGCTACGTCGTCCGCCGGGTCGTCCACACCCCCTACGGCAAGCGCCTGCGTCGCGTCACGGTCTGCGACTGA